The bacterium genome window below encodes:
- a CDS encoding glycosyltransferase family 2 protein — protein sequence MREPGVAIVVLTYDGFELVRETLKSIGALEYSNVDVLVVDNGSSDSTRSNIRQKFPDAEVLRSEVNLGVAGGFNVGLRWVLNGDWKYALLMHNDVEPEPSMLRELVKKAESEPRAAAVGPKIHLFWDRERLLSAGGLLRVGRVPVKWRGYDAIDRGQYDVDRQVDCVTSAAMLINLEAVWRVGLFDPQLRHFEDADWCLRAREAGFESFYCHRAAAWRLAVRWAPDRPARAVEAGRSAAFLIRRHAALGRRVLFFLTTVGALVPALMERWFRKRRSPLARARGALAAGSATLADPPRAQ from the coding sequence ATGAGAGAACCCGGAGTTGCCATCGTCGTTTTGACGTACGACGGCTTCGAACTGGTGCGGGAAACGCTCAAGTCGATCGGCGCCCTGGAGTACTCGAATGTCGACGTCCTGGTCGTCGACAACGGCTCGAGCGATTCCACCAGGTCGAATATTCGCCAGAAGTTTCCCGATGCCGAAGTGTTGAGGAGCGAGGTGAACCTCGGAGTGGCCGGCGGTTTCAATGTCGGATTGCGCTGGGTTCTCAACGGCGATTGGAAGTACGCGCTGCTCATGCACAACGATGTCGAGCCGGAACCTTCGATGCTTCGTGAGCTGGTCAAAAAGGCTGAATCCGAGCCCCGAGCCGCGGCGGTGGGCCCGAAGATCCACCTATTCTGGGATCGCGAGCGGCTGCTATCGGCCGGTGGCCTGTTGCGCGTCGGCCGCGTTCCGGTGAAATGGCGCGGCTATGACGCGATCGACAGGGGACAGTACGACGTCGATCGCCAGGTCGACTGCGTTACCAGCGCGGCCATGCTCATCAATCTCGAAGCGGTTTGGAGAGTCGGATTGTTCGACCCTCAGCTACGCCATTTCGAAGACGCCGACTGGTGCCTGCGGGCGCGCGAAGCGGGATTCGAGTCTTTCTATTGCCACCGCGCCGCTGCCTGGCGGTTGGCCGTGCGCTGGGCGCCCGATCGGCCGGCCCGGGCTGTCGAAGCAGGCCGCTCGGCGGCCTTTCTGATCCGTCGCCACGCCGCGCTCGGGCGCAGAGTGCTGTTCTTTCTCACCACGGTGGGCGCGCTCGTCCCCGCGCTGATGGAGCGCTGGTTTCGCAAGCGCCGCA